In Lewinella sp. 4G2, the sequence GTGGGCCGCCGTAGCCTTCCTTCACGTGGTAAAAGATGCCGCTGTTGCCGCCGGCGGGGATCTTCCAGTCCAGTACCAGTTCAAAATTATCGAATTCCCGCGCGCCGTAAATGATGTCTTTTCCCCCTTCGTACTCGGCGTCACTCGTCTTGGCGCCATCGTCGAAGGTCAGTACGTCACCTTCGATCTTCCAGCCGGGGGGCATGGTTTCGGCGTTGTAGCCCCGCCAGCCATCCAGCGAGCTTCCGTCGAATAAGACCGTCCAATCGTCTTCTGTTGCAGCGGATTCGGGCGCTGCCGCAGGTGCCGTGGAAGAGGAATCCCCACCCCCAGGCGAAGAACACGCGACTAACATCATCAGGAACAGTAAACCGGGGGACCACCTCATCGTCGATTGTTTTAACGGACCGATAAGATAGGAATTCCCCCTCAACCTACCGGACGAAGGCCACCGTCCGGATATCCCCCCGCCGGCCAATAACGACCAGGCGGTAGGTTCCCGAAGCCAGGTGGCTGACCGGTACGGACGTCAACGGCGCCACCGCCATCCCCCGGCCAAACAGTTGCCCGTCGGCGGCGTACAATCGGTAGGCACCCCGCTCCGCCATCCGGAAGTTGAGGAGTTCGGTCGTCGGGTTGGGGAAGACGACCACATCTTCAGTATCCGCCACTCGCCGGAGGGTCAGCGCATCGCTCATCGCTTCGCTTCCATCGAGGTCTACCATCTTGAGTTGGAAGGTACGTTCCGTGGGCCCGGTGGTCCAGTCCACCAATAATTCGTACCGGTCCCGGTCCCCATTGTATGGCACCTGCGCCAGCGCCAACGTGCCTTCGGTCGTGAGTTCCAGCACCTCGAAGTGGGAGAAATTGCTGGCGTTGGCCACCGACCACTGCAAACGCGCGGCCTCCTTTTCGGTCTGACCGGAAAAGGCTAGCAACTCAATGGGTAACGCGGCCGCCACGTATTCGTAGGCGCCGATGTCGGGCGCAGCGCCCTCAAAGGGAAAGCCAACGTCGACGCCCCGATCCACCACGAAACTGGTCGCGGAAGCGGGGGCAAAAAACGTATCCGGCATGGCTCCGGATTCGTTGAGGCCGGGGTCTTCGTCGAGGTAATTGCCCGCGGGCAAGCTAGCGTCGAGTGCGTTAACGGCCAGGTTTGCCTCAAATTCGGTGGACGGTCCATTCATCACCGCCCCCACGAGGCGCGGCTGATCAGCGGGGCTCACAAGGAGGTTATTCTTGATGTTCCAGCCAGTAACCGTGGACCGAACGGCGATCATCGCCCCCGCTCTGTTGTCGGCGTTCTCGTAATAGAGGGTATTGTTGTAAAAATCCACGGTGTCCAATCCGCCGTTGACCCAGAAGAACGACCGATCGACGCCTACCGCCACGTTGTGGTGGATGGAGTTGCGGCCGATAATATTCGTACTGCCGAACTGGGCGTAACAGCGGCCATTGTCGTTCTGCACGTCGAAGAAATTGTGGCAAACCTCCATGTATTCCCGTGGCCCCTCGATGTCGTAACCGTTGGTAAAATAGTTGTCGCGGATACGCATGGAGTAGGTAAAACCACGGCTGGCCGGGTCGCCGTTCGCCCCACCTTTGGGCACGCTGACGGTGCGGTTGAAGGTATTGTTATAGATATCCACCCCAAATTCTTGCTCAAAGGGAATCTCAATGTCGAACCCGGATCCAGTACTGAAATCGCTGTCGTAGATCTGCACGTTCGTGTGGCCGCCGCCCTTGTACCCAACGCCCCACTGGCGGTCGCCGGGCACGGTATTGCGGTAAATGATATCGTGAAATTTGGCGTCGCGCAGCCAGGCGGTGTGGATATTACCACTGAAAAAATCGTCTTCCGTCCGGTTGGCGTTCTCGATGTAGCACCCGCGCACCTCGATCTGCTCACCGAACTGTATCGCGATGCCCGCCCAGCCAAAATCGACGATCTCGAGGTTCTCGATCAGGATGGAATCAACGTCGCGGAAATAAATCCCACCGTGGGTAAGGTTATCCAGCGTGGACTCCAAACGCAAGTTGCGCACGGTCATATTCGTTGTCTGAATCCCGTTGTAGCCGAGCGGAAATTTCTCGAAGGAGATGATGTAATCCTGCCAGGCTTCGTCTTTCGGCCGGTTCGTCATCACCCAATCGGGGCCACTGCGCAGAATGGTCTGATCCGCTCCTTCTCCCTGTATGGCCACCCCCGGTTCGGGCGTGGCGGCCTCGGTCACGATGAAGGTACCGGCCCCAATTTGAATGGTATCGGGAGCATTGATATCGCCCGGCACGCGCTCGCAGGCGTAGGCCAGGGAAGCCCAGGCAGTGGCGGTAGAAAGCCCGTCGCGGGTGTCGTCATCTACTCCGTCGGTAGCAACAAAATAGGTCGTTTGGGCGCTGACGCAGGTGCCGGGTAAAGCAGCAAGCAACAGTACCAGGAGGTACGGCAATCGGAACATCGGAACGTTGGTTTAAAGCAGGTCTGAAAGGAAATGGGTAAAAGGGCAGCCACCGATGGGGCCGTGCAAGGCCGGTGATCGGTAGGTAATAGTTCAACCCAAAGTTACGACGAGGGAAAGGAAAAGGGAACCGGACTCTACACGACGTAGCTCAGGGCTAGTGTGCCCAGCAATCCCGTCACCGAAACGATCATCTCCATCACGCTCCAGGTCTTCAGTGTATCGCGTACGGAGAGGTTGAAATACTCTTTGAAGAGCCAGAATCCGGTATCGTTGATGTGGGAAAACATCAGGCTGCCCGCCCCGGTAGCGAGGACCATCAGGCTCGGGTCTGCCCCCGTCTGCACGATGAGTGGCGCAACGATGCCCGCACTCGTCAACCCCGCCACCGTAGCCGAACCAACGCAGAAACGAATCAGCGAAGCAATCCCCCAAGCGAGGATGAGCGGGGATACGTTCAGCCCGTTGAGCAGGGAACCGATATACAGGCTCACCTCACTCACGATAAGCACCTCCTTAAGCGCCCCCGCCCCGGCAATGATGAGCAGGATCATGGCAATGTCCTTCACCGCCGTAACCAGGGAAACGGACACTTCGGCCATCTTCTTCCCCCGGCCAACGCCCAGCGTCAGTATGGCGATGCAAATACTGAGGACCATCGCAATGATGGGGTCCCCCATAAAATCCAGGACCGGCGCCAGCGGACTATCCCCACCAATCAAAAGCCGCAGCGCCGCGGCTCCCCCCAGCAGAATGACGGGTAGCAGGGCCGTAAAAATGGATACGCCAATCCCCGGCATCTCCGCATCGGTGAATTGCTTTCCACTGAATAAGGACTTCAACGGTACCGGATTGTACTGCTTGAGCGTGGACCCAAAAACCGGCCCACCCAGAATGATGGCGGGGATGGCCACGATCAGCCCAAGCATCAACGTCCGCCCAAGATCCGCTCCGAAGTCGCCTACCAGAGCCGTCGGTGCCGGGTGTGGCGGCAGGTAGCCGTGGGTAACGCTCAGCGCCGCCAGCATCGGTAGCCCGACGTAGACGAGGGGTAGCTTCGTCCGGGCCGCCACCGTAAAGACGAGGGGCAGCAACACCACGAACCCTACTGAATAGAACATAGGTATCCCCACAATAAATCCCGTCAGCACCACCGCCCAGTGAACGTATTTATTCGGGAAGATGCGAATCAACGTATCCGCGATCCGTTGCGCCGCCCCGCTATCGGCAACCAACTTCCCCAGCATCGCCCCGCAGCCGAGAATGATGACGAGAAAACCGAGCGTCCCCCCAATCCCGTTCTTAATGGCTGCGGTGAGCGTAGTCACCGTCGGGTCCTCCGAAAAAACGGGAATGCCCAACGCAATCCCCAACCCCAACGAGACCAGGATGAAGGACAAAAACGTATCCAATTTCACGTAGGCGATCAAACCGATGAGCACGGCAATCCCGATCAGGACGATAACAATTTGCATGGGGGTGACTTGTGGAGGGCCAAGATAGAAGGTTTGGTGGGAGAGCGCCTAGAGTACTTTGGTTTCGCAGGAGAGGTAGAGTAGAAGAGATAGAGAGGCCTGAGGCGCTTCTATTTCGCAGGAGCAGGAGAGGTTGGGGAGGCCTGCGGCGCTGTGTGACTACCCGTCCCGAAGGGCCGGCCTGCGTAGCGGTGGCACACCGTCAGGTGGCCCACCCTACTCCGAGATGCCTGCGGCGCACCGTTTGTCGCACTACGTCATGGCGTGTCTGTTTCGCAGGAGTAGGTGAGGTTGGGGAGACGGAGAGGCCTGCGGCGCTGCGTGACTACCCGTCCCGAAGGGCCGGCCTACGTAGCGGTGGCACACAGTTAGGTGACACACTCTACTTTGCGTCAGGTGGCCCACTTTACACAGCCGGGATTGGCCTGTTACGTATTGCCCCGAAGGGGTAAACCTCGTAGCCCGGTGTTCGTCGAAGACGCGCTCCGGGTTTTCGTTATCCACACCACGCCCGCCCTCAAGAATCAGTGTCCCGGAGGGACACGCAAGTTAGCCCGGGGTCAAGGAGGCCAAAGGCCGAACGACCCCGGGTTTTTGTTCCCACCCCGGGTTTTCGTTCCGACCACGGGATTCCGTTCCCACCCAATTTTCCATTCCCACCCAATTTTCCGTTCCCACCCAATTTTCCGTTTCACCCCAAAATTTCGTCAGACGCAAATTTTCGTCAAACCCAGCCTCCCCTACCCCACCTCCCACAAATCCACCAACCCAAACGCCTCCGCCCCAAACAAACCCTTATCCGATAATTTCAATTCCGGAATCACCAGCAACGCCAAAAAGCTCAAAGTCATGAACGGAGCCTCGAGGCTACAACGCAGTTTCCGCCGGGCAAAACCGGTGAGTTCGGCGTAGCGGGCGGCCACCTTTGGGCCAGATTCCGCCGTCATGATACCGGCGATGGGGAGGGGGAGGATTTCTAGGTATTCCCCCCGGGTAGCAGCGATGCCCCCCTTTTCGTTGATGATGGCGTTGGCTACGCGGGCCATCGATTCATCGTCCACGCCCACCACAACGATGTTGTGGCTATCGTGGGCGACCGAGCTGGCGATGGCGCCCAGTTGCATCTTCATGCCCGTGACGAACCCCAACGCCACTGGAGCATCTTCGTAGCGGTTGATGACGGCGATCTTCAACAGATCGCGTTCGGGGGCGGCTACCGGTTCGCCCCGCTCATTGAGGATAGGGTCCATCAGTTTTTTGCCGGTCACGAGTTCGCCGTCGAAGACTTCGATGACGCGCAGGCGGCCACCATCCGGGCCGGGCGCAATGCGGAAGTCTTCCACTGTTTTGGGGGAGCAATTAAAGCGGTTGATCGGTTCCGGGCGGTGATCCGGCAGGTTGTGGTGGCCGGCTTCGGCGACCATCTGTCCCTTGATGTAGGTTGCGTACACGGCCATGAATCGGAAGTCGTCGATGAGGATGAAGTCCGCCCGGTCCCCTACGCGAAGTTGGCCAATATCGAGCCCGTAGTGCTCCACCGGGTTACGGCAGGCGATTTGGAGGACGTCGTATTTATCGTGCCCCTGCCGGATGGCCCGCATCACCAGTTGGTTGATGTGGCCAGCCATCAGGTCGTCCGGGTGGCAATCATCGGTACAGAACATGAGGCGGTCCGGGAACTCATCAATCAGCCCGTGGAGGGCGGCGTAATTTTTTGCGGCGGAGCCTTCGCGGATGAGGATTTTCATGCCCGAATCCAATTTGCCACGAGCCTCTTCTTCGGTGGTGCACTCGTGGTCGGTAGAGGGGCCAGCCTGGGCGTAGCGGAAGGCTTCTTCTCCCAGTAGCCCCGGCGCGTGGCCGTCGACGGGTTTACCGCGTTCGATGGCGGCGGAGATCTTGGCCAGCATCTCCAAATCACCGTTCAGGACGCCGGGGTAGTTCATCACTTCGGAGAGGTACTTGATGTCGTCGCGTTCCAGCAGGGCGGCGACGTCCTTTACCCCGAGGGTAGCGCCGGCGGTCTCCATCGTGGTCGCCGGCACGCAGCTCGGGGCGCCAAAATTGATGCTCAGGGGAGTGTGCCGGGCATTATCGATCATGAATTCCACGCCCTCCATCCCCATCACGTTGGCGATTTCGTGAGGGTCGGATACGGTGGCTACCGTTCCGTGGGTCACGGCGAGTTTGGCGAATTCCACCGGCAGCAGCATGGATGATTCGATGTGGACGTGCGCATCCACGAAGCCGGGCAGGATGAAGTGGCCCCGCTTATCTCGGCTCGGGTCCCTGTCGATGGCCGCGATGTAGCCTTCGTCATTTACGGTGATGATGGCGCCGTAGGTTTCGCGGGCGTCCAGGTCTACGAGGCGGCCTTTTACTTCAATCATGGGGTGCGGGGTTTTGGGCAATCGCCCGTCCTCCTCCCAAAGGCGTTCACCCGGCTGCATGTTTCAATCGGGAG encodes:
- a CDS encoding right-handed parallel beta-helix repeat-containing protein, which gives rise to MFRLPYLLVLLLAALPGTCVSAQTTYFVATDGVDDDTRDGLSTATAWASLAYACERVPGDINAPDTIQIGAGTFIVTEAATPEPGVAIQGEGADQTILRSGPDWVMTNRPKDEAWQDYIISFEKFPLGYNGIQTTNMTVRNLRLESTLDNLTHGGIYFRDVDSILIENLEIVDFGWAGIAIQFGEQIEVRGCYIENANRTEDDFFSGNIHTAWLRDAKFHDIIYRNTVPGDRQWGVGYKGGGHTNVQIYDSDFSTGSGFDIEIPFEQEFGVDIYNNTFNRTVSVPKGGANGDPASRGFTYSMRIRDNYFTNGYDIEGPREYMEVCHNFFDVQNDNGRCYAQFGSTNIIGRNSIHHNVAVGVDRSFFWVNGGLDTVDFYNNTLYYENADNRAGAMIAVRSTVTGWNIKNNLLVSPADQPRLVGAVMNGPSTEFEANLAVNALDASLPAGNYLDEDPGLNESGAMPDTFFAPASATSFVVDRGVDVGFPFEGAAPDIGAYEYVAAALPIELLAFSGQTEKEAARLQWSVANASNFSHFEVLELTTEGTLALAQVPYNGDRDRYELLVDWTTGPTERTFQLKMVDLDGSEAMSDALTLRRVADTEDVVVFPNPTTELLNFRMAERGAYRLYAADGQLFGRGMAVAPLTSVPVSHLASGTYRLVVIGRRGDIRTVAFVR
- a CDS encoding gluconate:H+ symporter, giving the protein MQIVIVLIGIAVLIGLIAYVKLDTFLSFILVSLGLGIALGIPVFSEDPTVTTLTAAIKNGIGGTLGFLVIILGCGAMLGKLVADSGAAQRIADTLIRIFPNKYVHWAVVLTGFIVGIPMFYSVGFVVLLPLVFTVAARTKLPLVYVGLPMLAALSVTHGYLPPHPAPTALVGDFGADLGRTLMLGLIVAIPAIILGGPVFGSTLKQYNPVPLKSLFSGKQFTDAEMPGIGVSIFTALLPVILLGGAAALRLLIGGDSPLAPVLDFMGDPIIAMVLSICIAILTLGVGRGKKMAEVSVSLVTAVKDIAMILLIIAGAGALKEVLIVSEVSLYIGSLLNGLNVSPLILAWGIASLIRFCVGSATVAGLTSAGIVAPLIVQTGADPSLMVLATGAGSLMFSHINDTGFWLFKEYFNLSVRDTLKTWSVMEMIVSVTGLLGTLALSYVV
- the ade gene encoding adenine deaminase — translated: MIEVKGRLVDLDARETYGAIITVNDEGYIAAIDRDPSRDKRGHFILPGFVDAHVHIESSMLLPVEFAKLAVTHGTVATVSDPHEIANVMGMEGVEFMIDNARHTPLSINFGAPSCVPATTMETAGATLGVKDVAALLERDDIKYLSEVMNYPGVLNGDLEMLAKISAAIERGKPVDGHAPGLLGEEAFRYAQAGPSTDHECTTEEEARGKLDSGMKILIREGSAAKNYAALHGLIDEFPDRLMFCTDDCHPDDLMAGHINQLVMRAIRQGHDKYDVLQIACRNPVEHYGLDIGQLRVGDRADFILIDDFRFMAVYATYIKGQMVAEAGHHNLPDHRPEPINRFNCSPKTVEDFRIAPGPDGGRLRVIEVFDGELVTGKKLMDPILNERGEPVAAPERDLLKIAVINRYEDAPVALGFVTGMKMQLGAIASSVAHDSHNIVVVGVDDESMARVANAIINEKGGIAATRGEYLEILPLPIAGIMTAESGPKVAARYAELTGFARRKLRCSLEAPFMTLSFLALLVIPELKLSDKGLFGAEAFGLVDLWEVG